A single Bacteroidales bacterium DNA region contains:
- a CDS encoding PAS domain-containing protein, translated as MKVRNVTLLICLICTNVAIGQHLNYTRFFLDKGLSQSQVTCMEIDKYGYLWLGTDGGGVDYFDGKQFTNIKTEQGLSYTRVVSLIVRDNNEVICGIKQHFFSIIKRDTILNFDSDTLYGNTTVTAFTQKENGEIWFGNDEGDIFRLEGDTTVIHELSLGYSIKSLSFVSEDSLFISTTKGLYLRKDTTVSNIPLFKGIEVNQIKVNTDGIIWAATNRGVAYFENDTWFWDKKFNSRVNSSITQILTFSPNEIWFSTYGSGVVKWDREKHFFLNSANGLPNLFCTAIVHDFSNNIWIGTDGGGLVKFSGEQFLHYLKTDNPLFEAVMTISQDKSGNKWIGTFGNGIVIIDKKQKVSKFAGNSQMPSNVIYSIEHLKDGRILVGSKDSDVIIIEKDKKTVKTYHTPENKKIVGAIVIKEDTKGRIWFGTAKDGVYVISNQKVMNIQKDIPGINIKTISITNRDTVWIGTEDGGAFSLEYNQIDEYFESTNPSDLKINYNQLPFTKKNLVCGIDYDMYGNLWVGTFAYGLFCIKPDGTTLQYTTATGLLSNNIYSVLTAENGSVWFGTDRGVHQVLFRQPSAEPYIVAYGVEQGFEGLECNLNALFDDSDGCIWIGNIYGVSVFNSEAKHTHSAEVKLHFTCITTTNTVSNYYYPVLNKPAEGIILSHDNNNLIFSFKAIDMKLPSNVIYSYFMENLDAEWIKPSSTNIATYSFIPPGKYIFRAKATNGEGEWSENEISIPIVVKPPFYQTAWFIALLILIILLGMALFLWYRQLALIRRNRMLKELVESRTIELQLETMRVQQQGEELRVQAENLSLMNAELKKLSVVASKTDNAVLIANKNLEWEWANEGFTKMYGYTLDEYIDAHGKKILDSKSNKKIEHVIEEILTNKRSVTYSNRTSNKMGEELWVQSTLTPVYDDKGNLQMIAVIEINITHIKHINNELRKLSLVASKTDNAVIIMNKHGEIEWVNEGFHRMYEISLDEFKNLYGTTIFEFHNDADSLQRIKDLYETDQTQSFVSKHVTPEGKEKWIQTVLTPIIFHEHKYEQLIAVETDITRIKEAEEEIIIQKENTDKLLKNILPEEIAEELKSKGFATPRYYKSVTVLFADVKDFSKYCQSLTPQQLLHELHEYFNEFDEIIKQNYVEKIKTVGDAYMCVGGVPVSNSSHAFNTLLVGLQIQKKAHEINQRKVNEGRLAWEFRVGLHTGEIISGVIGKQKFAYDVWGDTVNIASRMESSCDPGRVNISGSTYKMIKDYFECEYRGKQEIKNRGMFDMYFVNRIKTEYSQNGDGITPNESFKQFLAEL; from the coding sequence ATGAAAGTGCGAAATGTTACACTGCTTATTTGTCTTATTTGCACTAATGTAGCTATAGGGCAGCACTTGAATTATACTCGCTTTTTTTTAGACAAAGGACTATCACAATCTCAGGTTACTTGCATGGAAATTGACAAGTACGGTTATCTATGGTTAGGAACTGATGGTGGTGGGGTTGACTATTTCGACGGGAAACAGTTTACAAATATTAAAACTGAGCAAGGATTATCATATACCAGAGTTGTTTCACTTATTGTCAGGGACAATAATGAGGTAATTTGTGGAATAAAACAACATTTTTTCTCTATCATAAAACGTGATACAATTTTAAACTTCGATTCCGATACCCTTTACGGTAACACAACAGTAACGGCCTTTACACAAAAGGAGAATGGAGAAATTTGGTTCGGCAACGACGAGGGAGATATTTTTAGATTAGAGGGAGATACAACAGTAATTCACGAACTATCGTTAGGTTATTCAATTAAGTCCTTATCTTTTGTTTCAGAAGACTCACTATTTATATCAACTACAAAAGGATTATATTTAAGAAAAGATACAACTGTAAGTAATATACCTTTGTTTAAGGGTATCGAAGTAAATCAGATTAAAGTTAATACAGACGGAATTATTTGGGCAGCAACCAATAGAGGAGTGGCCTATTTCGAAAACGACACGTGGTTTTGGGATAAAAAATTTAATTCTAGAGTAAACTCAAGTATTACTCAAATACTAACGTTTTCTCCTAATGAGATTTGGTTTTCTACCTACGGATCAGGTGTAGTAAAGTGGGATAGGGAAAAACACTTTTTCTTAAATAGTGCTAACGGGCTACCGAATTTATTTTGTACAGCCATTGTACACGATTTTTCCAATAATATTTGGATAGGAACTGATGGAGGAGGACTTGTAAAATTCTCTGGAGAACAGTTTTTACACTATCTTAAAACAGACAATCCACTATTCGAAGCAGTAATGACTATAAGCCAAGATAAGTCAGGCAATAAATGGATCGGAACTTTTGGAAATGGTATTGTAATAATTGATAAAAAACAAAAAGTAAGTAAATTTGCCGGGAATAGTCAAATGCCGTCGAATGTTATATATAGTATAGAACATTTAAAAGACGGGCGTATTCTTGTAGGGAGCAAGGATTCAGATGTGATTATTATTGAAAAAGATAAAAAAACAGTAAAAACATACCATACTCCTGAGAACAAAAAAATAGTTGGAGCAATAGTTATAAAAGAAGATACAAAGGGTCGAATATGGTTTGGAACAGCAAAAGATGGAGTTTATGTGATTTCAAACCAAAAGGTTATGAATATCCAAAAAGACATCCCTGGTATAAATATCAAAACAATTTCAATTACAAATAGAGATACGGTTTGGATAGGCACAGAAGATGGCGGAGCTTTTTCACTTGAATATAATCAAATTGACGAGTATTTTGAATCTACCAATCCTTCAGATTTGAAAATAAATTATAATCAACTCCCTTTTACTAAGAAAAATCTAGTTTGTGGTATTGATTACGATATGTATGGCAATCTATGGGTTGGAACCTTTGCCTATGGATTATTTTGCATCAAACCAGACGGAACAACTTTACAATACACAACAGCAACAGGGCTTTTATCAAACAACATATATAGCGTATTGACAGCTGAAAATGGTTCAGTTTGGTTTGGAACCGACAGAGGAGTTCATCAAGTTCTATTTCGACAACCTTCGGCAGAACCGTATATAGTCGCTTACGGAGTAGAGCAAGGATTCGAAGGTCTTGAGTGTAACTTAAATGCACTTTTTGATGATTCTGATGGCTGTATTTGGATTGGAAATATTTATGGAGTATCAGTATTCAATTCAGAAGCAAAGCATACTCATAGTGCTGAAGTAAAGTTACATTTTACATGTATAACAACTACTAATACAGTATCAAACTACTATTATCCAGTATTGAATAAACCTGCTGAAGGCATTATCCTATCCCATGACAACAATAATTTAATCTTTAGCTTTAAAGCTATAGATATGAAATTGCCTTCAAATGTGATCTATTCATATTTTATGGAAAACCTCGATGCAGAATGGATAAAGCCGAGTTCAACAAATATTGCAACCTACTCATTTATTCCACCCGGAAAATATATTTTTAGAGCTAAAGCAACTAATGGCGAAGGAGAATGGAGCGAAAACGAAATATCAATCCCAATAGTTGTAAAACCACCATTTTATCAAACAGCTTGGTTTATTGCTTTACTCATTTTGATAATATTACTCGGAATGGCATTGTTTTTATGGTATAGGCAATTAGCCCTAATAAGACGAAATAGAATGTTAAAAGAACTTGTTGAAAGCCGTACCATTGAGTTACAACTTGAAACAATGCGTGTTCAACAACAGGGAGAAGAGTTAAGAGTTCAAGCAGAAAACTTATCATTAATGAACGCAGAGCTCAAAAAATTATCTGTAGTCGCAAGTAAAACCGACAATGCTGTTTTAATAGCAAACAAAAATTTGGAGTGGGAGTGGGCTAATGAAGGATTTACTAAAATGTATGGATATACACTTGACGAATATATAGATGCCCATGGGAAAAAAATTTTAGATTCAAAGTCAAATAAAAAAATCGAACACGTTATTGAAGAAATTTTAACTAATAAAAGGTCAGTAACTTACAGTAACCGAACTTCGAACAAAATGGGCGAAGAACTTTGGGTGCAATCGACGCTAACACCTGTTTATGATGACAAGGGTAATCTTCAAATGATAGCGGTAATTGAAATCAACATTACTCATATTAAACATATAAACAATGAATTAAGAAAGCTCTCTTTAGTAGCATCAAAAACAGATAATGCAGTTATTATTATGAACAAACACGGAGAAATTGAATGGGTTAACGAAGGATTTCACCGTATGTATGAAATATCCCTAGATGAGTTTAAAAATCTTTACGGAACAACAATTTTTGAGTTTCATAATGATGCAGATAGCTTACAGCGAATAAAAGACTTATATGAAACAGATCAGACACAATCATTTGTTTCAAAACATGTTACCCCGGAAGGAAAGGAAAAATGGATTCAGACAGTTTTAACTCCTATTATTTTTCACGAACATAAATATGAACAACTTATTGCGGTTGAAACAGATATAACTCGTATTAAAGAGGCAGAAGAGGAGATTATTATTCAAAAAGAAAATACTGACAAACTATTAAAGAACATTTTACCTGAAGAGATAGCCGAAGAATTAAAATCGAAAGGCTTTGCAACTCCAAGATATTACAAGTCGGTTACTGTACTGTTTGCCGATGTGAAAGATTTTTCAAAATATTGTCAATCGCTCACTCCACAGCAACTTTTACATGAATTACACGAATATTTTAACGAGTTTGACGAAATAATAAAACAGAATTATGTTGAAAAAATCAAAACCGTTGGAGATGCGTACATGTGTGTTGGTGGCGTACCGGTATCAAACAGCTCACATGCCTTTAATACTTTATTGGTAGGATTACAAATACAGAAAAAAGCCCATGAAATTAATCAAAGAAAAGTAAATGAGGGTCGTTTGGCTTGGGAGTTTAGAGTAGGATTGCATACAGGAGAAATAATTTCGGGGGTAATTGGAAAACAAAAATTTGCTTATGATGTTTGGGGCGATACTGTTAACATTGCCTCACGTATGGAGTCATCGTGTGATCCTGGTAGGGTAAATATTTCGGGAAGTACGTATAAAATGATTAAAGATTATTTCGAGTGTGAGTATCGCGGAAAACAGGAGATTAAAAATCGAGGTATGTTCGACATGTATTTTGTAAACAGAATAAAAACAGAATATTCACAAAACGGTGATGGCATTACACCTAACGAATCATTTAAGCAATTCCTTGCCGAACTATAA
- a CDS encoding acyloxyacyl hydrolase: MIINKYRLFVFSLLSLLLTTTTRSQSVEDSLRPSIYFQASTYTGYLYAHHRSMIYFIEDYTRGAQLRVGWRFNGSSDWEKAYRCPSAGVGYMISDFSNPSILGYGHAAFGYLDIPIIETNRFVWNYNLGAGLGYVSKKFHSVTNPNNTAIGSHFNAFLLITSGIEYRPTSKTSLGLDFGLNHYSNGNTDMPNWGLNTFFVMFGAKHKLDDRQKLSNTTVSKVTKKWENLIHFGLGYKEATPIDGTKNFVADIHYTIRKRFSHTNSWGGGVDLLYDGSMRKSVKYRAGQFYIAPDSISNPSLAKNFSPACHANWSMHFGKITFNIQMGLYFYNALDRIYFNRWILEVDVTQQVCLMVALKSHFGSADYVETGFVWKFNDCFNK, from the coding sequence ATGATTATCAATAAATATCGACTTTTTGTTTTTTCATTATTATCACTGCTTTTAACTACCACTACACGTTCTCAGTCTGTCGAAGACAGTTTGCGCCCCTCAATTTATTTTCAGGCATCTACCTACACAGGATATTTGTATGCTCATCACAGGTCAATGATATATTTTATAGAGGACTATACGCGAGGAGCACAACTACGTGTTGGCTGGCGTTTCAACGGCAGTTCCGACTGGGAAAAAGCATACAGATGTCCCTCAGCAGGCGTCGGATATATGATTTCTGATTTTAGCAACCCAAGCATATTAGGATATGGTCATGCAGCCTTTGGATACCTTGATATCCCGATAATAGAAACTAACAGATTTGTATGGAACTACAATCTTGGAGCAGGTCTTGGATATGTATCCAAAAAATTTCACTCAGTTACAAATCCAAATAACACTGCAATCGGTTCGCACTTCAATGCATTTCTACTTATTACTTCTGGAATTGAATATCGTCCAACCAGCAAAACATCGTTAGGTTTAGATTTTGGGTTAAATCACTATTCAAACGGAAACACTGATATGCCCAACTGGGGGCTTAATACATTTTTTGTAATGTTCGGAGCCAAACATAAGTTAGATGATAGACAAAAACTTAGTAACACAACTGTCAGTAAAGTAACCAAAAAGTGGGAAAACTTAATACACTTTGGTCTTGGATATAAAGAAGCAACACCGATTGACGGAACAAAAAATTTTGTAGCTGACATACACTACACTATCCGTAAAAGATTTTCTCACACAAACTCGTGGGGCGGAGGAGTTGATCTCCTTTACGATGGCAGTATGCGCAAATCCGTCAAGTATCGTGCAGGACAATTTTATATCGCTCCCGACAGCATATCCAATCCAAGTTTGGCAAAAAATTTTTCTCCTGCATGTCATGCGAATTGGTCAATGCATTTCGGGAAAATAACCTTCAATATTCAAATGGGATTGTATTTCTACAATGCTTTGGATCGCATATATTTTAATCGTTGGATTTTAGAAGTAGATGTAACACAACAAGTTTGTTTAATGGTAGCATTAAAATCACATTTTGGTTCAGCCGATTATGTTGAAACTGGGTTCGTGTGGAAATTTAATGATTGTTTTAATAAATAA
- a CDS encoding DUF2807 domain-containing protein has product MKAKTFLTVILVAFAIEYVSAQDSRIVKKNINVDNFTSINASGAWDVIIKQANLQSVSIEVSEEFVEYVVIEVKEGVLNISSKPVERSENQLIIYGFWDILRMFYQGFENSWNNDSRIIRKAYITITELAGLNASGSVDVIFETPLETKNFKVKMSGSSDLENLLLKCSSFDGRFSGSCNSKIRFLSATEIFVNASGSSDVVLHDIDAEQCQITLTGSSDAYLSGKSKCLKLSSSGSSDVIAKGLVSQICEASFSGSSDGNVYVTDNLNISVSGASDIVCYGNPQNVKKSVSKAGSLTIND; this is encoded by the coding sequence ATGAAAGCAAAAACTTTTTTAACAGTTATTCTTGTTGCATTTGCAATAGAATACGTATCGGCGCAAGATAGCAGAATAGTAAAGAAAAATATTAATGTAGATAACTTTACATCTATCAACGCTTCGGGTGCTTGGGATGTAATTATCAAACAGGCTAATTTGCAAAGCGTTTCAATTGAAGTAAGTGAGGAGTTTGTCGAATATGTTGTTATTGAAGTGAAAGAAGGTGTGTTAAACATCTCTAGTAAGCCAGTCGAACGGTCTGAAAATCAATTAATAATATACGGTTTTTGGGATATTTTGAGAATGTTTTATCAGGGTTTTGAGAATAGTTGGAATAACGATTCTCGAATAATCCGAAAAGCTTACATTACTATTACTGAATTAGCGGGATTGAATGCATCGGGTAGCGTAGATGTTATTTTTGAAACACCTCTTGAAACTAAGAATTTTAAGGTAAAAATGAGTGGAAGCTCCGATTTGGAGAATCTATTGCTTAAATGTAGCTCATTCGATGGTCGATTTTCAGGCAGCTGTAATTCCAAGATTCGATTCTTGTCTGCAACAGAAATATTTGTAAACGCAAGTGGTTCGAGCGATGTTGTTTTACATGATATTGATGCTGAGCAGTGCCAAATTACCCTTACCGGTTCAAGTGATGCATATTTATCGGGGAAATCTAAATGTTTGAAACTAAGCTCAAGTGGTTCAAGCGACGTAATAGCGAAAGGGTTGGTATCGCAGATTTGCGAAGCCAGTTTTTCGGGTTCTTCCGATGGCAATGTATATGTAACCGATAATCTTAACATTTCCGTTTCAGGTGCAAGCGACATAGTATGTTATGGTAATCCGCAAAATGTAAAGAAAAGCGTTAGTAAAGCAGGAAGTTTAACAATTAACGATTAG
- a CDS encoding glycosyltransferase family 2 protein translates to MKVTGFTFIRNAVKYDYPVVEAIKSILPICDDFVVAVGKSEDSTLDLIRNIDASKIKIIETVWDDSLREGGKVLADETNKAFAAIETDTDWAFYIQGDEVVHEKYLDTIKSAMFKYKDNPEVDGLLFKYKHFYGSYDYVGSSLKWYRNEIRVIKNNKNIYSYRDAQGFRKDNNQKLIVVPIDAYMFHYGWVKDPRAMQKKQENFHKMWHDDQWIEQNVVKAPEYDYLSNIDQLALFEETHPKVMLDRINAKNWKFEYDISFERKTFKQRIKEVLNNVFGISTEYKNYLIYKGKSN, encoded by the coding sequence ATGAAAGTTACAGGCTTTACCTTTATCAGAAACGCTGTAAAATATGATTACCCTGTTGTTGAGGCTATCAAATCTATACTTCCAATATGTGATGATTTTGTTGTAGCGGTCGGAAAATCCGAAGATTCTACACTTGATTTGATTCGGAACATCGACGCATCTAAAATAAAAATCATTGAAACCGTTTGGGATGACTCATTGCGCGAAGGTGGAAAAGTTTTGGCAGATGAGACAAATAAGGCTTTTGCAGCAATTGAAACCGATACAGATTGGGCTTTTTACATTCAGGGTGACGAGGTTGTACATGAAAAATATTTAGATACCATTAAATCAGCAATGTTCAAATACAAAGATAATCCGGAAGTTGACGGACTACTCTTTAAGTACAAACATTTTTACGGCTCGTATGATTATGTTGGAAGCTCATTGAAATGGTATAGAAACGAAATCAGAGTAATAAAAAACAACAAAAACATATACTCATACCGCGACGCGCAAGGTTTTCGTAAGGATAATAACCAAAAATTAATCGTAGTACCCATTGATGCTTATATGTTTCATTATGGGTGGGTTAAAGATCCTCGTGCGATGCAGAAAAAACAGGAGAACTTTCACAAAATGTGGCACGATGACCAATGGATCGAGCAAAACGTTGTAAAAGCACCCGAATATGATTATTTGTCAAATATCGACCAACTTGCTCTATTTGAAGAAACGCATCCGAAAGTTATGTTAGATAGAATAAATGCGAAAAATTGGAAATTTGAATACGATATTTCGTTTGAGCGAAAAACATTTAAACAACGTATAAAAGAGGTACTCAACAATGTTTTTGGCATTTCTACGGAGTACAAGAACTATTTGATATATAAAGGAAAAAGCAATTAA
- a CDS encoding ABC transporter ATP-binding protein, whose product MKKIKSLLRYVFPKYTKYIVWHSIFIIFSIIFSLFSFTMAIPFLGILFDNQPLVTEPVAWGVSMESISHNFNYFLSTIIQNEGKIQALWIISVFVVIAVLFKTGFFYLARFVMIRVRTGIIVDLRNAVYRKLLKLHMGFFTNERKGDIISRMTNDVNEVEFSIVQSIEILFKEPMTIIIYVAALIYLSPELSVFMLILLPLTGLIIGRVGKSLRKKSVVAQDKLGGLISIIEETLSGMRVIKVFNAQNRMNDKFISNNESYNRVITRIWRRRDLASPLSEFLGTLVVVIIMWYGGRMVLSGTSELTSQDFIGYLIVFSQIINPAKTFSNAYYNIQKGLASAERIDFIIQAEQKIKNPDDPKTFSDFNEKIEYRNVSFKYVDDFVLKNVNLTIPKGQTVALVGQSGSGKSTMVDLLPRLHDVNEGQILIDGLDVRSILTHDLREKMGIVNQEPILFNDTIFNNIAFGIEGATQEQVVEAAKIANAHEFIEATPDGYDTVIGDRGSKLSGGQRQRISIARAILANPPILILDEATSALDTESERLVQEAITRVMKNRTSIIIAHRLSTIVHADVICVMQEGEIVEQGSHEQLLALNGVYKKLYDLQTFAE is encoded by the coding sequence ATGAAGAAAATCAAGTCTTTACTGAGATATGTGTTTCCAAAATATACTAAATACATAGTTTGGCACAGCATATTTATAATTTTCTCCATAATATTTAGTCTTTTTTCGTTTACAATGGCAATTCCTTTTTTGGGGATACTGTTTGATAATCAGCCATTGGTGACAGAGCCTGTCGCATGGGGGGTTTCAATGGAGTCGATATCGCACAATTTTAACTATTTTTTGAGTACCATTATTCAAAACGAGGGCAAAATACAAGCACTTTGGATTATCTCTGTGTTTGTTGTTATCGCGGTTTTATTTAAAACAGGATTTTTCTATTTAGCACGTTTCGTTATGATTCGTGTTAGAACAGGCATTATTGTTGATTTGCGAAACGCCGTATATCGCAAGCTATTAAAGCTACACATGGGATTTTTTACCAATGAACGTAAAGGCGATATTATTTCAAGAATGACAAACGATGTTAACGAAGTGGAGTTTTCTATAGTTCAGTCGATTGAAATTCTTTTTAAAGAGCCCATGACAATTATTATTTATGTGGCGGCTTTGATATATCTGAGTCCTGAACTATCGGTATTTATGCTCATATTGTTGCCACTTACAGGATTGATAATTGGGCGTGTTGGTAAAAGTTTGCGTAAAAAATCGGTAGTAGCGCAAGATAAATTAGGAGGGTTGATATCTATAATTGAAGAGACTCTCAGTGGCATGCGTGTTATTAAAGTTTTTAATGCACAAAACCGTATGAACGATAAGTTTATTAGCAATAACGAAAGCTATAACCGTGTTATAACACGCATTTGGCGCAGACGTGATTTAGCATCGCCATTAAGTGAGTTTTTGGGAACCTTGGTAGTTGTAATTATTATGTGGTATGGAGGAAGAATGGTTTTAAGCGGAACATCAGAGCTTACATCACAAGATTTTATAGGATATTTGATCGTATTTTCTCAAATTATAAATCCTGCAAAAACATTCTCAAATGCTTATTATAATATACAAAAAGGACTAGCATCAGCCGAGCGTATTGATTTTATTATTCAAGCTGAACAGAAAATCAAAAATCCAGACGATCCTAAAACGTTTTCAGATTTTAACGAGAAAATTGAATACAGAAATGTTTCGTTCAAGTATGTCGATGATTTTGTTTTAAAAAATGTCAATCTAACTATTCCCAAGGGACAAACAGTAGCTCTTGTTGGGCAAAGCGGTAGCGGAAAATCAACAATGGTTGATCTGTTGCCACGTTTACACGATGTTAACGAGGGTCAAATACTAATTGATGGCTTGGATGTTCGTTCAATTTTAACACACGATTTGCGTGAGAAAATGGGAATTGTAAATCAAGAGCCTATTTTGTTTAACGACACCATATTTAACAATATAGCCTTTGGCATTGAGGGCGCAACCCAAGAGCAAGTTGTTGAAGCGGCAAAAATTGCCAACGCCCACGAATTTATTGAAGCAACACCCGATGGTTACGATACCGTCATCGGTGACCGAGGAAGCAAGCTTAGTGGAGGTCAGCGGCAACGTATAAGCATTGCAAGAGCGATTTTGGCAAATCCTCCAATATTGATTTTAGACGAAGCTACATCAGCACTTGATACGGAATCAGAAAGGCTTGTGCAAGAGGCTATTACTCGCGTAATGAAAAACAGAACTTCAATAATAATTGCCCACAGGTTGTCAACAATCGTCCACGCAGACGTGATTTGCGTTATGCAAGAGGGAGAAATAGTTGAACAAGGCTCTCATGAGCAGTTACTTGCACTTAACGGTGTTTACAAAAAGCTATACGATTTACAAACCTTTGCAGAATAA
- the purB gene encoding adenylosuccinate lyase — MDNSSLMSISPIDGRYHSQTQDLSQFLSEYAIIKYRIWVEIEYFIALCELPLPQLKGFDKNHYEKLRLLYQDFTIKDAQEVKDIEKVTNHDVKAVEYYIKDRLKYLNLDKYLEFIHFGLTSQDINNTAFPAAFRDAVNEVYYPLLNSVITDLELKVAEWEEVPMLARTHGQPASPTRLGKEIAVFVERLVKQRELLKITPASGKFGGATGNFNAHFAAYPDIDWVAFANNFVHDVLKLERLQTTTQISHYDDMATVFDNLSRINVILIDFCRDMWTYISMDYFKQRIKKGEVGSSAMPHKVNPIDFENAEGNLGCANAFYNHLSEKLPISRLQRDLTDSTVLRNIGVPLGHSVIALKSIQRGLGKVILNFEKLNSDLENNWSVVAEGIQTILRRENYPNPYETLKELTRTNEQITRESMREFIETLEVSDKVKEELLKLTPQTYTGIKLT; from the coding sequence ATGGATAACAGTTCTTTGATGTCAATTTCGCCAATAGATGGTCGATATCATTCTCAAACACAAGATTTATCACAATTTTTGTCCGAATATGCAATAATTAAATATCGTATATGGGTTGAAATTGAATACTTTATCGCTTTATGCGAACTTCCTTTGCCTCAGTTAAAAGGTTTTGATAAAAATCATTACGAAAAGTTAAGGCTTCTATATCAAGATTTTACCATAAAGGATGCACAAGAGGTTAAAGATATCGAAAAGGTTACAAACCATGATGTTAAGGCTGTTGAGTACTACATAAAAGATAGGCTCAAATATCTAAACTTAGATAAATATTTGGAGTTCATTCATTTCGGTTTAACATCGCAAGATATAAACAATACAGCTTTCCCTGCCGCATTTCGCGATGCTGTGAACGAAGTTTACTATCCACTTCTGAATAGCGTAATAACAGACCTTGAGCTAAAAGTTGCCGAATGGGAAGAGGTGCCAATGCTCGCGCGTACCCACGGACAACCCGCATCTCCAACACGTTTGGGTAAAGAGATTGCCGTATTCGTAGAACGCTTAGTAAAACAACGTGAACTATTGAAAATTACTCCAGCAAGTGGTAAATTCGGTGGAGCAACGGGAAATTTTAATGCTCATTTTGCTGCATATCCTGATATTGATTGGGTTGCGTTTGCTAACAATTTTGTTCACGATGTTTTAAAACTTGAACGTTTGCAAACAACCACACAAATATCGCATTATGATGATATGGCAACTGTTTTCGATAACTTAAGCCGTATAAACGTCATATTAATTGATTTTTGTCGCGATATGTGGACGTATATTTCAATGGATTATTTCAAACAACGAATAAAAAAGGGCGAAGTTGGCTCATCGGCTATGCCACACAAGGTTAATCCAATTGATTTTGAAAATGCCGAAGGAAATTTGGGTTGTGCTAATGCGTTTTATAATCATTTATCGGAAAAACTGCCTATCAGTCGTCTTCAGCGAGATTTAACCGATTCGACCGTTTTGAGAAATATAGGGGTACCATTAGGACATTCGGTAATTGCTCTTAAAAGCATACAAAGGGGATTGGGTAAAGTTATTTTGAATTTCGAAAAACTTAATTCTGATTTAGAGAACAACTGGAGCGTTGTTGCAGAGGGAATACAAACTATTTTGAGACGTGAGAACTATCCTAATCCATACGAAACACTGAAAGAGTTAACGAGAACAAACGAGCAAATTACGCGTGAATCAATGCGCGAATTTATTGAAACCTTAGAAGTTTCCGACAAAGTAAAAGAGGAGTTGTTAAAACTCACCCCTCAAACTTACACAGGAATTAAACTTACATAA